The sequence TTCTATACCGAAGAAGGGAACTATGACCTCGTCGGCAATAACACGCCTGTCTTCTTCATCCGTGATGCAATTAAGTTCCCGGACTTTATCCATACACAGAAGCGCCATCCGCAGACACATTTAAAGAACCCTAATGCTGTTTGGGACTTTTGGTCTTTATCCCCCGAATCGCTGCATCAGGTTACTATTCTAATGACCGATCGTGGCATTCCAGCTACCTTAAGACATATGCACGGCTTCGGAAGCCACACTTTCAAATGGGTAAATGCTGAAGGCTCTGCTGTCTGGGTGAAATACCACTTCAAAACAGAACAAGGCATCAAGAACCTTGATGTGAATCTCGCTGCGCAAATTGCCGGTGATAACCCGGATTATCATACAGAAGACTTATTCAGAGCCATTGAACAGGGTGACTTTCCAGCCTGGAAGCTGCATGTGCAGATTATGCCTGAAGAAGATGCCAATACGTACCGCTTTGACCCGTTTGATGTGACTAAAGTGTGGTCGCAAAAGGATTATCCGCTGATTGAGGTAGGCCGCATGGTGCTTGACCGTAATCCGGAGAACTACTTTGCAGAGGTGGAGCAGGCTACCTTCTCACCAGGCTCATTTGTACCTGGCATTGAAGCTTCTCCTGACAAAATGCTGCAGGGCCGCCTGTTCGCTTACGCAGACGCCCATCGTTACCGTGTAGGTGCCAACCACAACAATCTGCCGATCAACCGTCCACAGGCTGAAGTGAACAACTACCAGCGGGATGGTGCGATGGCCTCGGGAAACAATGGTGGCGGTTCGGTCTACTACGAGCCTAACAGCTACGGTGGACCAACAGAATCCCCACAGAATAAGCCGGCTGCGTTTGAAGTATCCGGATCTGCTGATAGTGTCAGCTATGATCATAACGATCATTACTCACAGCCTGGCGATTTATACCGGCTGCTCAGTGAAGAGGAACGCACACGCCTTGTACAGAACATCGTTGGCGCTATGACACCTGTCGATAGAGACGATATTAAGCTTCGCCAGATCGGCCATTTCTATAAAGCTGATCCCGAATTTGGTCAGCGTATCGCCACCGGATTGGGATTATCCGTACCGGATGGAGTGTAAGAGAGAACTGAAAGAAGGGCTTCCTCGAAATTGAGGAAGCCCTTCTTTTTGACTTTATAGAACCGATTAGTAGTTGATCGTAATATATATGGCGGCTAACAAAAGGCACAGCGTTGAACCTATAGACAGACAAGAAAAGAACATACCCCAGCTATTGCTTCTCATACGTCTTGTAAACGATCAGAATAGTACTTCTCTGATGTTGTACTCCATCACGTGATGCTTTAACAACTGACCCGTAACATACATTCACAACCTGATCCTCTTGTAGCCCCGCCAAGAACTCATTCGCCTTATTTTCTGCATAAGAATTATCCGCATCCACAAATTCTTTCACTTGTATCATCTTAATTCCTCCCGGGTTTTTAATTATTCAGTAGTTCTTAATCCTATATTTGAAAACAATGAAGTGCACATGGCGTATCACCCCTCAGGTAACAATTAATGGTAAATAATATTCCCAAAAACAGAGTAAGGCACCCCGCAGCTTTGCGGAATGCCTATACTTCAGCCAAGCTTAGCATCCAATTCGATAAGAGTCAAACGTTTTCAATTCCATATCTAGAAAATATTATATTCCAGTCAGATTAATACAACTTATCCGGTTGAGATGAGTTCTGATAAATACTCATCCACTGCTCCAACTGTTGCTTTAATTGCTCTCTTGCCGATACTGGCTCTATAATCTCTGCATTAGGCCCATATTGCAGAATCCATTTCATGAATTCTTTCTCATTATTTACTGTAACCTCGAAGTTTAAGCTACCGTCCTCTTCATCCCTCATCCGTGGGTGGACAAACAACTCTTCTTCTTTAATATAGCGGGCTATCTCCGAGCGAAAACGAACCTTGAACGTTATATTTTTACTGCCACGGTCAATAGACCACGTATTTTTCAAATATTGCTTGATATTAAAGGTTCCTTTATCAAAAGCCGAGGATGTAATTTCCACCTGCTGAAATCGGCTAATCCGAAAGGTCCGGATCGCTTGCTTTAAGTGGCAGAAGCCGATTAAATAGAAGCGCTGATCACGCGGAATCAAATAATAAGGATCGATTTCACGTTCTGTTGTCGCATTACGCGACTGTGAATGATAGATCGCACGGATGCTCCTTTGCTCCAAAATAGCCTCAATAATAGGCTGCAGGAAGTTCTGGCTTTCCTTTCGGTAAGCAGGCTTACCCATCTGGATAATATCCGCTATGTTCTCTAGAATATCGTTCTGCTTTGATTTCTCCTTCAGATGTGTACCCAGCACTTTATCGTAAGCTGTATTAAAGCCCTGTGGGATTTTATCTGGAGTCAACACGGAAGGTAACAGTGAAAAAGCTAGCGCCTCCTGCTCAGAGAAATCAAGTGGGTATAAAAAAAACTTACCCATAAACTTATAGCCCATACCTCTACCCTCATTCGTGACCGGGGCAATAAGACTGAGCACTTCCAGGTCTCTATAGATTGTTCGAATATTCACCTCACATTTGAGGGCCAAATCAGCAGCTTTTATTCCTGGATGAGACTGTATGGCACTAATAATCTTGAAGATTCGAATTATTTTATCAGTCATTAAGTATACTCCTTAGTTACGGGATGCTGTAGAATCCATAACTGTACTATACCAGCGCCTAATTCTCCTTGGCTGTCAACAATCGTACAATTCTTATAAACTTATTCACATCAAAAACGCGAGTAGCCTACGCTCTCGCGTTTATAGGATACGTAAATATCGGCTCCCTTAAAATTCCTTCCTACATAAGAGAAGTACAGCCTCCCAGACATCCGAGTTTACCAGCCTATCCTATACTACATAAAAAGAAAGAGCCGTGAAAATCCACGGCTCTTTCTTTTATAACTTAAAGGTGAATCTCCAAGCGGGTGATGGGAATCGAACCCACGCTATCAGCTTGGAAGGCTGAAGTTCTACC comes from Paenibacillus sp. 19GGS1-52 and encodes:
- a CDS encoding WYL domain-containing transcriptional regulator, with translation MTDKIIRIFKIISAIQSHPGIKAADLALKCEVNIRTIYRDLEVLSLIAPVTNEGRGMGYKFMGKFFLYPLDFSEQEALAFSLLPSVLTPDKIPQGFNTAYDKVLGTHLKEKSKQNDILENIADIIQMGKPAYRKESQNFLQPIIEAILEQRSIRAIYHSQSRNATTEREIDPYYLIPRDQRFYLIGFCHLKQAIRTFRISRFQQVEITSSAFDKGTFNIKQYLKNTWSIDRGSKNITFKVRFRSEIARYIKEEELFVHPRMRDEEDGSLNFEVTVNNEKEFMKWILQYGPNAEIIEPVSAREQLKQQLEQWMSIYQNSSQPDKLY
- a CDS encoding sporulation protein Cse60, with translation MIQVKEFVDADNSYAENKANEFLAGLQEDQVVNVCYGSVVKASRDGVQHQRSTILIVYKTYEKQ
- the katA gene encoding catalase KatA, encoding MNTNNNNHLTTSSGAPVGDNQNSMTAGSRGPTLLQDVHLLEKLAHFNRERVPERVVHAKGAGAHGYFEVTHDLSQYTKASFLSEIGKRTPMFIRMSTVAGELGSADTVRDPRGFAVKFYTEEGNYDLVGNNTPVFFIRDAIKFPDFIHTQKRHPQTHLKNPNAVWDFWSLSPESLHQVTILMTDRGIPATLRHMHGFGSHTFKWVNAEGSAVWVKYHFKTEQGIKNLDVNLAAQIAGDNPDYHTEDLFRAIEQGDFPAWKLHVQIMPEEDANTYRFDPFDVTKVWSQKDYPLIEVGRMVLDRNPENYFAEVEQATFSPGSFVPGIEASPDKMLQGRLFAYADAHRYRVGANHNNLPINRPQAEVNNYQRDGAMASGNNGGGSVYYEPNSYGGPTESPQNKPAAFEVSGSADSVSYDHNDHYSQPGDLYRLLSEEERTRLVQNIVGAMTPVDRDDIKLRQIGHFYKADPEFGQRIATGLGLSVPDGV